The Tripterygium wilfordii isolate XIE 37 chromosome 4, ASM1340144v1, whole genome shotgun sequence genome has a window encoding:
- the LOC119996378 gene encoding cytochrome b-c1 complex subunit 6-like: MAEEELADQKKYLEDSCKPRCVKPLIEYQACVKRIEDDDTGSKHCTGQYFDYMFCVDKCVAPKLFTKLK, encoded by the exons AT GGCAGAGGAGGAACTTGCTGATCAAAAGAAGTATCTTGAGGACTCTTGCAAGCCTAGATGTGTGAAACCCTTAATTGAATATCAG GCCTGTGTGAAGAGGATTGAAGATGACGATACTGGTAGCAAGCACTGCACAGGACAGTATTTTGACTACATGTTTTGTGTGGATAAATGT GTCGCCCCAAAGCTGTTTACTAAACTGAAGTAG